In Conger conger chromosome 12, fConCon1.1, whole genome shotgun sequence, one DNA window encodes the following:
- the LOC133141520 gene encoding perforin-1-like, which yields MTPQLYLCLLVLGHLCVVLSCRVGKLEECQAAPFVPGHNLAGEGFDVVKVQHKGAYVIDLQTFLDSSDSCTLCENTLHRDELQKLPLSVLDWRSFTSCRQELSSALLATVTSVADSTTDLIENDWTVGLGLGDIADLTIGGSHSTAVEFATEASASDKSVFTSHQLSCSHYSYRVSGNPPLSAEFRQQLRSLPQEYDPNTRHLYERFINTYGTHYIQQVQLGGRLTRLTSIRTCLATVNGHSATKVKDCLNTGLSVGLGYLEPSATTSQCRTLLENQDSQTGSQLSYLNHVTEILGGHKWLGEVSLFKNDSVAFRKWLTSLKDVPDIVSYSLFPLHELIPDPVVRGNVKSAVNQYLKENGIPKDGPPKQCFGQPNLSADCCPQNPMRGRLRVTVIRAWGLDGDPVGRTEPYVKFWYGPHFHQTHWIKSEDNPYWNLVYDLGHVEAYHELTMEVWDKDVWNDDHLGTCRTRLQEGSHSLSCNLSKGGGFSYSYTLTCDPQLSGYQCAKYKPAPQ from the exons ATGACTCCCCAACTCTACCTGTGCCTCCTGGTCCTGGGACACCTGTGCGTGGTGCTCTCTTGTCGGGTGGGGAAGCTGGAGGAATGCCAGGCAGCCCCGTTCGTCCCCGGGCACAACCTGGCGGGAGAGGGCTTTGACGTCGTGAAGGTCCAGCACAAAGGTGCGTACGTAATCGACCTCCAGACCTTCCTGGACTCGAGCGACTCGTGCACCCTCTGTGAGAACACGCTTCACAGGGACGAGCTCCAGAAACTGCCGCTGTCCGTGCTGGACTGGCGCTCCTTCACCAGCTGCAGGCAGGAGCTGTCCAGCGCTCTGCTCGCAACCGTCACCTCCGTGGCCGACAGCACGACCGACCTCATCGAGAACGACTGGACCGTGGGCCTGGGCCTCGGGGACATCGCCGATCTAACCATTGGTGGCAGCCACTCAACCGCGGTCGAGTTCGCCACTGAGGCCTCTGCGAGCGACAAGTCCGTCTTCACTTCTCACCAGCTCAGCTGTAGCCACTACAG CTACCGTGTCTCAGGAAACCCGCCTCTAAGCGCAGAGTTCCGACAGCAGCTGCGCTCTCTCCCGCAGGAGTACGACCCGAACACCCGCCACCTGTACGAGCGATTCATCAACACCTACGGAACACACTACATCCAGCAGGTGCAACTGGGCGGTCGTCTGACGAGGCTCACCTCCATCCGCACCTGCCTGGCCACCGTCAACGGCCACTCGGCCACCAAGGTGAAGGACTGCCTGAACAcgggcctctctgtggggcTGGGCTATCTGGAACCTTCCGCCACCACCAGCCAGTGCAGGACTCTGCTGGAGAACCAGGACAGCCAGACGGGCTCCCAGCTGTCATACCTTAACCATGTCACCGAGATCCTGGGGGGACACAAGTGGCTGGGAGAGGTGTCCCTGTTCAAGAACGACTCTGTCGCCTTCCGAAAATGGCTGACCAGCCTCAAGGACGTACCAGACATCGTGTCGTACTCCCTGTTCCCCCTCCATGAGCTGATTCCCGACCCTGTTGTCAGGGGGAATGTGAAGTCCGCGGTCAACCAATACCTGAAGGAGAACGGCATCCCAAAAGACGGTCCTCCCAAACAGTGTTTTGGGCAGCCCAACCTTTCTGCTGACTGCTGCCCCCAAAACCCAATGAGAGGCCGGCTCCGGGTGACTGTGATCAGGGCCTGGGGGTTGGACGGGGACCCCGTTGGGAGAACAGAACCCTATGTGAAGTTCTGGTATGGACCCCACTTCCACCAGACCCACTGGATCAAATCGGAGGACAACCCCTACTGGAACCTGGTCTATGACCTGGGCCACGTGGAGGCCTATCACGAGCTGACGATGGAAGTGTGGGACAAGGACGTGTGGAACGACGACCACCTTGGCACCTGCCGTACACGACTGCAGGAGGGCAGCCACTCTCTCAGCTGCAATCTCAGTAAAGGAGGGGGCTTCTCCTACTCCTACACTCTCACCTGCGACCCACAACTCAGCGGCTACCAGTGTGCCAAGTACAAGCCTGCCCCCCAGTGA